A genomic segment from Streptosporangium roseum DSM 43021 encodes:
- a CDS encoding acyl-CoA dehydrogenase family protein yields MSLTEEQRELREAVRSFLTERPGAPWGRFAAELGVAGLAVPEEYGGAGCGTAEVAVVCEELGRALSPYPYLSTVVLASEAVKAAGNPSAMARLLPGIADGSITATVLFPDDADLTLSDGKLTGTARYALDAEVVLAFVDGELVEAVPSSRAPHAPLDQTRPLAAFAFDAVPVVRVGDGTACSRVRDLGVTGLAAEQAGGAARCLETAVAHARQRHQFGRPIGSFQAVKHKLADLLLLAESARSAALAAARAPAEDLPVLAAIAGSYCTEAYLTAAGENIQIHGGTGVTWEHSAHRHFKRATADAQLFGPPHAHRARLASAAGL; encoded by the coding sequence GTGAGCCTGACCGAAGAGCAGCGTGAACTCCGCGAGGCCGTCCGCTCCTTCCTCACCGAACGCCCCGGAGCCCCCTGGGGCCGCTTCGCCGCCGAACTGGGCGTGGCGGGCCTGGCCGTCCCCGAGGAGTACGGCGGGGCCGGGTGCGGAACGGCGGAGGTCGCCGTCGTGTGTGAGGAGCTGGGCCGCGCGCTCTCGCCCTATCCCTATCTGTCAACCGTGGTGCTGGCCTCGGAGGCGGTCAAGGCCGCCGGAAATCCGTCCGCCATGGCCAGGCTGCTGCCGGGTATCGCGGACGGCTCCATCACCGCAACCGTGCTGTTCCCCGATGACGCCGATCTAACCTTGAGTGACGGAAAGCTCACCGGGACCGCCCGCTACGCGCTGGACGCCGAGGTGGTGCTGGCCTTCGTCGACGGCGAGCTGGTCGAGGCCGTCCCCTCCTCCCGCGCCCCGCACGCGCCCCTGGACCAGACCCGCCCGCTCGCCGCGTTCGCCTTCGACGCCGTCCCGGTCGTGCGGGTGGGCGACGGCACGGCCTGCAGCCGGGTCCGGGACCTGGGCGTCACCGGCCTCGCCGCCGAACAGGCCGGGGGCGCCGCCCGCTGCCTGGAGACGGCCGTGGCCCACGCGAGACAGCGCCACCAGTTCGGCCGCCCGATCGGCTCCTTCCAGGCCGTCAAGCACAAGCTCGCCGACCTGCTCCTGCTGGCGGAGTCCGCCCGCTCCGCCGCGCTGGCGGCCGCCCGGGCCCCGGCGGAGGACCTCCCCGTCCTGGCGGCCATCGCCGGCTCCTACTGCACCGAGGCCTACCTGACCGCCGCGGGCGAGAACATCCAGATCCACGGCGGCACCGGCGTCACCTGGGAGCACTCGGCCCACCGCCACTTCAAGCGCGCCACCGCCGACGCCCAGCTCTTCGGCCCCCCGCACGCGCACCGCGCCCGCCTGGCCTCCGCCGCCGGCCTCTGA